From a region of the Halorhodospira halophila genome:
- the trpD gene encoding anthranilate phosphoribosyltransferase: MSSEEEALRGFGKIISRLARGEELSREEAADAYRQVILNEQPELQQGAFLAAHQARGPTTEEFSGAWDALDAHDTVKIHPRVDGPVGDIVGTGSDSLKTVNASTPAALIAAACGLPVAKKGARLVTGVSGASDVLERLGVDLEAPMARAEACLEAHGIGYLPGEAFLRSGWARLIQRMRFTSAFNIVGPLAMPCARTSHIVIGAYSPGVCDQLVAILREIGMQAALAPFGRAEGEDPRFGMDEVSPCGPTRLVQLKAGRIDTFEVTPADFGLPTRPLAQIASSNRAEDNAQRILATLEGRYDTPEADFFAMNAAALLWLADRAPSPARATEQAKEALATGGALRKLDALRRVQGGVGAVA; this comes from the coding sequence ATGTCCAGTGAAGAAGAAGCACTGCGGGGCTTCGGAAAGATAATCAGCCGGCTGGCCCGTGGGGAGGAGCTGTCCCGGGAAGAGGCTGCGGACGCTTATCGGCAGGTCATCCTGAACGAGCAGCCCGAGCTCCAGCAGGGCGCCTTCTTGGCGGCCCATCAGGCCCGGGGACCCACTACCGAGGAGTTTTCCGGGGCCTGGGATGCCCTCGATGCCCACGATACGGTGAAGATTCACCCGCGGGTGGACGGCCCTGTGGGCGACATCGTCGGCACTGGCTCCGACTCCCTGAAGACGGTCAACGCATCGACCCCTGCGGCCCTGATCGCCGCCGCCTGTGGATTACCGGTGGCCAAGAAGGGGGCGCGACTGGTCACCGGGGTATCCGGCGCATCCGACGTCCTAGAGCGCCTCGGCGTAGACCTGGAGGCCCCGATGGCGCGGGCCGAGGCCTGCCTGGAGGCCCACGGCATTGGCTATTTGCCCGGCGAGGCGTTCCTGCGGTCTGGATGGGCGCGGCTGATCCAGCGCATGCGCTTTACGTCGGCGTTCAACATTGTCGGCCCGCTGGCCATGCCTTGTGCCCGTACCAGTCATATCGTGATCGGGGCCTATTCGCCCGGGGTGTGCGATCAGCTGGTGGCGATCCTGCGCGAGATCGGTATGCAGGCGGCGCTGGCCCCATTCGGTCGAGCCGAAGGCGAGGATCCGCGGTTCGGCATGGATGAAGTCTCGCCCTGCGGCCCGACGCGGCTCGTGCAGCTCAAGGCTGGGCGGATCGACACGTTCGAGGTGACCCCGGCGGATTTCGGGCTACCGACGCGGCCGCTGGCACAGATCGCCAGCAGTAATCGCGCCGAGGATAACGCGCAGCGCATCCTGGCGACCCTTGAAGGCCGCTACGATACGCCGGAGGCCGATTTCTTCGCCATGAATGCGGCCGCGTTGCTCTGGCTCGCCGACCGGGCCCCAAGCCCGGCACGGGCCACGGAACAGGCCAAGGAGGCACTGGCCACCGGGGGCGCACTCAGGAAGCTCGACGCGCTGCGTCGCGTCCAGGGAGGGGTCGGGGCGGTGGCGTAA
- a CDS encoding alcohol dehydrogenase catalytic domain-containing protein — MRALRLEAPGQARIVEQALPADTAEEVVLHVLAAAICRTDARMWQSGHRDLVLPRVLGHELCVRGEDGRRYAVWPGASCGRCQACRSGAENLCRAVAVLGFHRDGGIAQRVRVPRSSLVPVPGEVPDAVVCLAEPLGCGVNALNQAGVEAGERVLIHGGGPVGLLLALAARARGAQPLVVEVDAEKAALSSRFQSLSGVVVTREEPGYGWDVAINATSSSHALCAGLQRLRSGGRYVVFSGLRQEAGRNDLSRLNEVHYRQLHLVGAFGCTHASVTEAVDLLAGYRKAAGALIEAVISLEESPDALRRVGQGGVLRFVVRPEGAGYQA, encoded by the coding sequence GCGGGCACTGCGACTCGAGGCGCCGGGGCAGGCGCGGATCGTCGAACAGGCGCTGCCGGCGGATACGGCGGAGGAGGTCGTGCTGCACGTCCTCGCTGCCGCGATCTGTCGGACGGATGCACGCATGTGGCAGTCCGGACATCGAGATCTGGTGTTGCCCCGTGTCCTCGGGCATGAGCTGTGTGTCCGCGGCGAGGATGGGCGTCGCTATGCGGTCTGGCCCGGGGCGAGCTGTGGCCGCTGTCAGGCCTGCCGGTCTGGCGCCGAGAACCTCTGCCGGGCAGTGGCGGTTCTCGGGTTCCATCGTGATGGGGGCATTGCGCAGCGGGTGCGCGTTCCGCGTAGCAGCCTGGTGCCGGTACCGGGGGAGGTGCCGGATGCCGTGGTCTGTCTGGCCGAGCCGCTGGGCTGCGGCGTCAACGCGCTGAACCAGGCCGGGGTCGAGGCGGGGGAGCGGGTGTTGATCCACGGTGGCGGGCCAGTAGGGCTGCTGCTGGCGCTGGCGGCCCGAGCGCGGGGCGCCCAACCGCTGGTTGTGGAGGTCGATGCGGAGAAAGCCGCACTGAGCAGTCGCTTCCAGTCCCTGAGCGGCGTGGTGGTCACGCGGGAGGAGCCCGGGTATGGCTGGGACGTGGCCATCAACGCCACTTCGTCGAGCCACGCCCTGTGTGCGGGGCTTCAGCGGTTGCGCTCCGGGGGGCGATACGTCGTTTTCAGCGGCCTGCGGCAGGAGGCCGGTAGGAATGATCTTTCGCGCCTGAACGAGGTGCACTATCGGCAGCTGCATCTGGTGGGGGCTTTCGGGTGCACGCACGCCTCAGTAACGGAGGCGGTGGACCTGTTGGCCGGGTACCGGAAGGCGGCCGGGGCGCTGATCGAGGCGGTGATATCCCTGGAAGAGAGCCCGGACGCCCTGCGTCGAGTGGGGCAGGGGGGTGTTCTGCGTTTTGTCGTGCGCCCGGAGGGGGCCGGTTACCAGGCTTGA